One region of Juglans microcarpa x Juglans regia isolate MS1-56 chromosome 7S, Jm3101_v1.0, whole genome shotgun sequence genomic DNA includes:
- the LOC121241513 gene encoding LOW QUALITY PROTEIN: protein TRAUCO-like (The sequence of the model RefSeq protein was modified relative to this genomic sequence to represent the inferred CDS: inserted 1 base in 1 codon), which produces MDSLQATYRDEDEEDEDSAHRFASPTPTTTPNLTTTTELPPPSSPTTAIEPQNDSKPDPISSESEDPASSDTNKSPRSTHNVPTENDNDKENDNDDTTTTTNTTNNNNDEEEEDEDDDEDPPPKKQKPLSSLTAQPTITNHPHDNAAPMEAEATPTTTTTPTIATTAKKSKKKNNNVWATKSTRKGKKKNKSNNNHNAPAEETVLITPIQKFPDKSDDTPDMKICLSKIYKAEKVELSDDRLSAGSAKGYRMVRATRGVVEGSWYFEIKIVRLGESGHTRLGWSTEXGDLQAPVGYDGNSFGYRDIDGSKVHKALREKYGEEGYKEEDVIGFYINLPEGGLYAPKPPHLVLYKGQRYACAPDVKEEAPKVVPGSEISFFKNGVCQGVAFKDLYGGRYYPAASMYTLPNQPNCVVKFNFGPDFEFFPEDFGGRPVPRPMVEVPYHAFDNQVENGVSTEKKH; this is translated from the exons ATGGACTCCCTCCAAGCCACCTACAGAGACGAagacgaagaagatgaagactcCGCACATCGCTTTGCCTCCCCCACTCCCACTACTACTCCcaacctcaccaccaccaccgaaCTGCCACCGCCGTCCAGCCCTACCACTGCTATTGAACCCCAAAACGACTCCAAACCAGACCCCATTAGCTCCGAATCCGAAGATCCGGCTTCCTCTGACACCAACAAATCCCCCAGATCCACCCACAACGTCCCCACCGAGAACGATAACGACAAAGAAAACGACAACGACGACACCACTACCACAACCAATaccaccaacaacaacaacgacgaggaggaggaggacgaAGACGACGACGAAGACCCTCCTCCCAAGAAGCAGAAACCCCTTTCATCCCTCACTGCCCAGCCTACAATAACCAATCACCCACATGACAATGCTGCCCCTATGGAGGCCGAAGCGACcccgacgacgacgacgacgccAACAATCGCAACCACCGCGAAGAAAtcgaagaagaaaaacaataacGTTTGGGCCACGAAGTCGACCCgcaaaggaaagaagaagaacaagtcCAATAACAACCACAATGCCCCGGCAGAGGAAACCGTCCTCATCACCCCGATCCAGAAGTTCCCGGATAAGTCCGACGATACCCCGGACATGAAAATCTGCCTCTCGAAGATCTACAAGGCcgagaaagttgaattgagcGACGACAGATTGAGCGCCGGGAGTGCCAAGGGTTATAGGATGGTTAGAGCCACCAGAGGAGTCGTGGAGGGATCTTGGTACTTCGAGATAAAAATTGTCAGACTGGGAGAGTCGGGGCACACGCGCCTCGGGTGGTCGACTG AAGGGGACCTCCAGGCTCCGGTTGGGTACGACGGGAACAGTTTCGGATACAGAGACATTGATGGGAGCAAGGTGCACAAGGCGTTGAGGGAGAAGTATGGGGAAGAGGGGTATAAGGAAGAGGATGTTATTGGGTTCTATATTAACTTGCCGGAGGGTGGTTTGTATGCGCCCAAGCCCCCGCATTTAGTATTGTACAAAGGGCAGAGGTATGCCTGCGCGCCGGATGTCAAGGAGGAAGCCCCAAAAGTGGTCCCTG GAAGTGAGAtatctttctttaaaaatggggTCTGCCAAGGTGTTGCTTTCAAGGATCTATATGGTGGTCGCTACTACCCTGCTGCTTCAATGTATACTCTTCCGAATCAGCCAAATTGTGTAGTCAAGTTCAACTTTGGCCCCGATTTTGAATTCTTTCCGGAGGACTTTGGTGGTCGTCCAGTACCTAGGCCCATGGTTGAAGTTCCTTATCACGCGTTTGACAACCAAGTTGAAAATGGAGTCTCAACTGAGAAGAAACATTAG